In one window of Ovis aries strain OAR_USU_Benz2616 breed Rambouillet chromosome 5, ARS-UI_Ramb_v3.0, whole genome shotgun sequence DNA:
- the NR2F1 gene encoding COUP transcription factor 1 yields the protein MAMVVSSWRDPQDDVAGGNPGGPNPAAQAARGGGGGAGEQQQQQAGSGAPHTPQTPGQPGAPATPGTAGDKGQGPPGSGQSQQHIECVVCGDKSSGKHYGQFTCEGCKSFFKRSVRRNLTYTCRANRNCPIDQHHRNQCQYCRLKKCLKVGMRREAVQRGRMPPTQPNPGQYALTNGDPLNGHCYLSGYISLLLRAEPYPTSRYGSQCMQPNNIMGIENICELAARLLFSAVEWARNIPFFPDLQITDQVSLLRLTWSELFVLNAAQCSMPLHVAPLLAAAGLHASPMSADRVVAFMDHIRIFQEQVEKLKALHVDSAEYSCLKAIVLFTSDACGLSDAAHIESLQEKSQCALEEYVRSQYPNQPSRFGKLLLRLPSLRTVSSSVIEQLFFVRLVGKTPIETLIRDMLLSGSSFNWPYMSIQCS from the exons ATGGCAATGGTAGTTAGCAGCTGGCGAGATCCGCAGGACGACGTGGCCGGGGGCAACCCCGGCGGCCCCAACCCCGCAGCGCAGGCggcccgcggcggcggcggcggcgccggcgagcagcagcagcagcaggcgggCTCGGGCGCGCCGCACACGCCGCAGACCCCGGGCCAGCCCGGAGCGCCCGCCACCCCCGGCACGGCAGGGGACAAGGGCCAGGGCCCGCCCGGCTCGGGCCAGAGCCAGCAGCACATCGAGTGCGTGGTGTGCGGGGACAAGTCGAGCGGCAAGCACTACGGCCAATTCACCTGCGAGGGCTGCAAAAGTTTCTTCAAGAGGAGCGTCCGCAGGAACTTAACTTACACATGCCGTGCCAACAGGAACTGTCCCATCGACCAGCACCACCGCAACCAGTGCCAATACTGCCGCCTCAAGAAGTGCCTCAAAGTGGGCATGAGGCGGGAAG CGGTTCAGCGAGGAAGAATGCCTCCCACTCAACCCAATCCAGGCCAGTACGCACTCACCAACGGGGACCCCCTCAACGGCCACTGCTACCTGTCCGGCTACATCTCGCTGCTGCTGCGCGCGGAGCCCTACCCCACGTCGCGTTACGGCAGCCAGTGCATGCAGCCCAACAACATCATGGGCATCGAGAACATCTGCGAGCTGGCCGCGCGCCTGCTCTTCAGCGCCGTCGAGTGGGCCCGCAACATCCCCTTCTTCCCGGACCTGCAGATCACCGACCAGGTGTCCCTGCTCCGCCTGACCTGGAGCGAGCTGTTCGTGCTCAACGCAGCCCAGTGCTCCATGCCGCTGCACGTGGCGCCGCTGCTGGCCGCCGCCGGCCTGCACGCCTCGCCCATGTCCGCCGACCGCGTCGTGGCCTTCATGGACCACATCCGCATCTTCCAGGAGCAGGTGGAGAAGCTCAAGGCGCTGCACGTCGACTCGGCCGAGTACAGCTGCCTCAAAGCCATCGTGCTGTTCACGTCAG ATGCCTGTGGCCTGTCGGATGCGGCCCACATCGAAAGCCTCCAAGAGAAGTCGCAGTGCGCGCTGGAGGAATACGTGAGGAGCCAGTACCCTAACCAGCCCAGCCGCTTCGGCAAACTGCTGCTGCGGCTGCCCTCGCTGCGCACCGTGTCGTCCTCGGTCATCGAGCAACTCTTCTTCGTCCGTTTGGTAGGTAAAACCCCCATCGAAACTCTCATCCGCGACATGTTACTATCCGGGAGCAGCTTCAACTGGCCTTACATGTCCATCCAGTGCTCCTAG